A window of Paenibacillus sp. 19GGS1-52 contains these coding sequences:
- a CDS encoding cold shock domain-containing protein, which yields MKGTVKWFNAEKGYGFLQVDGGEDVFVHFSAIQGDGFKTLDEGQTVEFDITDGNRGPQAANVVKL from the coding sequence TTGAAAGGTACAGTGAAATGGTTTAATGCAGAAAAGGGTTATGGTTTCTTGCAAGTTGATGGCGGCGAGGATGTATTCGTGCACTTTTCAGCAATTCAAGGTGATGGATTTAAGACTCTAGACGAAGGCCAAACAGTAGAATTCGATATTACTGATGGTAACCGTGGACCCCAAGCAGCGAACGTAGTTAAATTATAA
- a CDS encoding DEAD/DEAH box helicase: MKTFAEFGLQPKVLQAILELGFEEATPIQEQALPLALAGSDLIGQAQTGTGKTAAFGIPLISKIDREDEKIRALIMTPTRELAIQVAEEIGKLARFKGLRSLAIYGGQDISRQIRGLKKKPQIIIGTPGRLLDHINRKTIRLDDVQTVVLDEADEMLDMGFMEDITSILKLVPVERQTMLFSATMPSNIQRLAQQFLNNPQHVSVIPKQISAPLIDQHYVEVPERQKFEALSRLIDMESPDLAIVFGRTKRRVDELAEALQKRGYSADGLHGDLSQNQRDAVMRKFRDGSIDVLVATDVAARGLDVSGVTHVINFDLPQDPESYVHRIGRTGRAGKEGTAWSFVTPREMDHMHLIERVTRSKITRKPLPTMAEAIEGKQRITAERVLAMVESDELNEYKGMAIQLLEQYDSVQLLSAAMKLLTGDKKDSEIELTPEDPIRAKRRGAKNDIRSGRKPSGSYGGNRGGTGGSGAGGSGGGYRGNRDSSTGGGSRGGYSSGSGGSNYGSGSGGYGGGYKGNRDAGGASRDAGASRSADRKPAARPSSSTTTRPAKREDSSYDL, translated from the coding sequence TTGAAAACATTCGCAGAATTCGGCTTACAGCCTAAAGTGCTGCAAGCAATCTTGGAGTTAGGCTTTGAGGAAGCAACACCAATTCAGGAACAGGCTTTACCACTTGCATTGGCCGGATCGGATCTAATTGGCCAAGCGCAGACTGGTACAGGTAAGACTGCTGCATTCGGTATTCCTCTAATCTCCAAAATTGACCGGGAAGATGAAAAAATCCGGGCCCTTATTATGACGCCAACACGGGAATTGGCTATTCAAGTAGCTGAAGAAATTGGCAAACTGGCACGTTTTAAAGGTTTGCGTTCGCTCGCTATTTATGGCGGACAGGATATCAGCCGCCAAATTCGCGGGCTGAAGAAGAAACCGCAAATCATTATCGGTACTCCGGGACGTCTCCTGGATCACATCAACCGTAAAACGATTCGTCTTGACGATGTTCAAACGGTTGTATTAGATGAAGCAGACGAAATGCTGGACATGGGTTTTATGGAAGACATTACATCGATCCTGAAGCTTGTGCCAGTTGAACGCCAAACTATGCTTTTCTCGGCAACAATGCCATCGAACATTCAACGCCTCGCTCAACAGTTCTTGAATAATCCTCAGCATGTATCAGTGATTCCGAAACAGATCAGTGCTCCTTTGATCGATCAACACTATGTTGAAGTGCCTGAGCGTCAGAAGTTTGAAGCACTCAGCCGTCTGATTGACATGGAATCTCCTGATCTGGCGATTGTATTCGGACGTACGAAACGTCGTGTGGATGAGCTTGCAGAAGCCTTGCAAAAACGCGGATATTCCGCTGATGGCCTGCATGGTGACCTTTCACAGAATCAACGTGACGCAGTTATGCGCAAATTCCGTGATGGCAGCATTGATGTGCTTGTAGCTACTGATGTAGCAGCACGCGGTCTGGACGTTTCAGGAGTAACACACGTAATTAACTTTGACCTTCCACAAGATCCGGAAAGCTATGTTCACCGTATCGGTCGTACAGGACGCGCTGGTAAAGAAGGAACTGCATGGTCTTTCGTGACTCCGCGTGAAATGGATCATATGCACTTAATCGAACGTGTTACACGTTCGAAGATTACTCGCAAACCTTTGCCAACTATGGCTGAGGCTATCGAAGGCAAACAACGCATCACTGCTGAGCGTGTACTTGCTATGGTTGAGAGCGATGAGTTAAATGAATACAAAGGTATGGCAATCCAATTGCTGGAGCAATATGATTCTGTACAATTACTGTCCGCAGCAATGAAGCTTTTGACTGGCGATAAGAAGGATTCCGAGATCGAACTGACACCGGAAGATCCAATTCGCGCTAAACGTCGCGGTGCCAAGAATGACATTCGCAGCGGTCGTAAACCAAGCGGTAGCTATGGTGGCAACCGTGGCGGAACTGGTGGTTCTGGTGCAGGCGGTAGCGGTGGTGGATATCGCGGCAATCGCGATAGCAGCACTGGTGGCGGCAGTCGTGGCGGATACAGCAGTGGAAGCGGCGGCAGCAACTATGGTAGCGGCAGCGGTGGATATGGCGGTGGCTATAAAGGCAATCGCGATGCTGGTGGAGCTAGCCGTGATGCTGGAGCAAGTCGTAGTGCAGATCGTAAACCTGCAGCGCGTCCAAGCAGCAGCACAACTACACGTCCTGCTAAACGTGAAGATTCATCTTACGATTTGTAG
- a CDS encoding tetraprenyl-beta-curcumene synthase family protein, whose protein sequence is MSEFEQGRYLSPRGPIGLMSRVYKYVLPEVRECLRFWRQDAEGIPDPELRKQALASLETKQFHCEGGGIYAAGNLSMRHILIPLIVAYQTISDYLDNLCDRSTSLDPADFRLLHQSMLDAIDPAAEPVNYYALRSEQNDGGYLCRLVRKCQEMIAKLPGYSAAALEIRELAVLYTDLQVYKHIRPELRETALKEWWEEQGYRAPHLHWNEFAAATGSTLGVFMLFLASCDPKLSLSASASIRAAYFPNVCGLHIMLDYLIDQDEDRAGGDLNFCNYYDNTDTMLNRIASIVEWARKDVRNLPETSMHRMVIEGLLALYLSDPKVSEQREVRSVSKRLMKGSPLTRLFFFVNSRWIRKHMY, encoded by the coding sequence TTGAGTGAATTTGAGCAAGGCCGTTACCTTAGCCCTCGTGGCCCAATTGGGCTTATGAGCAGGGTCTACAAGTACGTTCTGCCAGAAGTGAGAGAATGTCTCCGTTTCTGGCGCCAAGATGCGGAAGGGATTCCCGATCCCGAACTCCGGAAGCAAGCGCTTGCCAGCCTTGAAACGAAACAGTTTCATTGCGAAGGCGGCGGTATTTATGCCGCCGGCAATTTGTCTATGAGACATATACTTATTCCGCTTATTGTTGCTTATCAAACGATCAGTGATTATCTGGACAACCTATGTGATCGCAGTACTTCGCTAGATCCGGCCGATTTCAGGCTGTTGCATCAATCTATGCTGGATGCTATTGATCCGGCCGCTGAGCCCGTTAATTATTATGCGCTGCGCAGCGAACAGAACGACGGCGGGTATTTGTGCAGGTTAGTCCGCAAATGCCAGGAGATGATTGCCAAACTGCCAGGATATTCTGCAGCAGCATTGGAAATTCGTGAACTGGCCGTGCTCTATACGGATTTGCAAGTTTATAAGCATATCCGACCAGAACTCAGGGAAACTGCCTTGAAGGAATGGTGGGAGGAGCAGGGTTACCGGGCACCGCATTTGCACTGGAATGAATTTGCGGCGGCCACGGGATCTACTCTGGGTGTATTTATGCTATTTCTGGCCTCATGCGATCCCAAGTTGAGCCTGAGCGCGTCGGCATCCATTCGAGCAGCATATTTCCCTAATGTGTGTGGCCTGCACATTATGCTGGATTACCTAATTGATCAGGATGAAGACCGGGCCGGTGGTGATCTCAATTTCTGCAATTATTATGACAACACGGATACCATGCTGAATCGGATTGCTTCCATTGTGGAGTGGGCCCGCAAGGATGTCCGGAATCTTCCTGAGACTTCTATGCATCGCATGGTTATCGAGGGCTTGCTGGCATTGTATTTATCTGATCCTAAAGTTAGCGAACAGCGGGAGGTTCGCTCCGTATCTAAACGTCTAATGAAAGGAAGTCCGCTTACGAGACTATTCTTCTTCGTTAACAGCCGTTGGATACGCAAACACATGTACTAG
- a CDS encoding MATE family efflux transporter: MIQTTSLKQKVIQLMHILFPILVSQIALSAITFFDTNMSGKFGTADLAGVAIGTSLWIPIQTGLSGILIGITPIVSHLMGSRKEKEVAFQVMQGLWLSLIVSILVLLIGFIALSPILDFMNLEFAVRDIAFRFLCAISFGVIPLFGYTVLRSCIDALGQTRVSMFITLIALPVNVGLNYLLIYGHFGFPRMGGVGAGVASAITYWVIFAIALLFIYRSEPFVGLQLFRKFYSISLRSFKDLLKIGVPIGFSIFFETAVFSAVTLLMSRFDTMTIAAHQAAINFASTLYMIPLSICMSLTILVGYETGSGRLKDARQYGIMGIGLAAVLSLATALVLFFAGDHVAGLYSDDPNVVALIQHFLIYAIFFQISDAIATPTQGVLRGYKDVVPAFVICFAAYWVVGLPTGYLLATYTDLEAYGYWIGLITGLAIGAILLMSRLVKVQRRYAVNYAEGQSQT, from the coding sequence ATGATACAGACTACATCACTGAAGCAAAAAGTAATCCAATTGATGCATATTTTATTTCCGATTCTTGTCTCCCAAATCGCTTTGTCCGCCATAACCTTTTTTGATACTAATATGTCTGGCAAATTTGGCACGGCCGATCTGGCGGGAGTCGCTATAGGCACCAGCCTTTGGATTCCTATTCAGACGGGCTTAAGCGGAATTCTTATAGGTATCACACCCATTGTCTCCCATCTGATGGGCAGCAGAAAGGAAAAGGAGGTCGCATTTCAGGTTATGCAAGGCTTATGGCTGTCGCTAATCGTGTCAATACTTGTTCTCTTGATCGGCTTCATCGCCCTTTCCCCCATCCTGGATTTTATGAATTTGGAGTTTGCTGTAAGGGATATCGCCTTCCGTTTCCTGTGTGCTATCTCCTTCGGGGTTATCCCATTATTCGGCTATACCGTTCTACGCAGCTGCATCGACGCTCTAGGGCAAACGCGCGTTTCCATGTTCATTACACTCATAGCGCTGCCAGTTAATGTGGGACTAAACTACCTGCTGATTTACGGGCACTTTGGGTTTCCACGCATGGGTGGTGTAGGAGCTGGTGTCGCTTCAGCCATTACCTATTGGGTCATATTCGCAATTGCCTTGCTCTTTATTTACCGATCCGAGCCCTTTGTAGGCCTCCAGCTGTTCCGTAAGTTCTACTCTATATCGCTGCGAAGCTTCAAGGATCTGTTGAAGATCGGTGTGCCTATCGGCTTTTCGATCTTTTTTGAGACGGCGGTCTTCTCTGCTGTAACACTTCTGATGAGCCGCTTCGATACCATGACGATTGCCGCTCATCAAGCAGCGATCAATTTCGCCTCAACTTTATACATGATCCCACTGAGCATCTGCATGAGCCTTACGATTCTTGTCGGCTACGAGACAGGGTCCGGCAGACTAAAGGATGCACGCCAGTATGGAATTATGGGTATCGGTTTAGCCGCTGTATTATCACTGGCAACGGCACTGGTCCTCTTTTTCGCGGGAGATCATGTTGCCGGTCTATATTCAGATGACCCTAATGTCGTAGCGCTAATTCAGCACTTCCTGATCTATGCGATCTTTTTTCAAATCTCCGATGCGATTGCAACGCCTACTCAAGGCGTACTCCGGGGTTATAAAGATGTTGTTCCAGCCTTTGTCATTTGCTTTGCCGCCTATTGGGTCGTAGGGCTTCCTACAGGCTACCTTCTGGCCACTTACACCGATCTAGAAGCTTATGGCTATTGGATCGGATTGATCACCGGATTAGCTATTGGTGCTATTTTGCTCATGTCACGGTTAGTTAAGGTTCAACGCCGTTATGCTGTCAATTATGCAGAAGGACAATCTCAGACGTAA
- a CDS encoding putative glycoside hydrolase, with product MNITWALMMMALGSVGVHNNQHDADVAIVLRSAMNPPIVAQHSSNPDAVTPSQNATGENLSPSPTATAVHKDPQPDAPKVKGIYVTAYSAGGSRMEQLLALLDKTELNSMVIDIKDDTGYITYKTDNVELQQLGHPQSFIGDIHKLMERLKKHDVYPIARIVVFKDSILAKKKPGLSFVNADGSVWTNKGGDSFVNPYNEEVWKYNVDIAKEAAKLGFKEIQFDYVRFPEGFEKRADSLKYTKSNRPRVEIIADFVKYAQAELEPLGVRVSVDIFGYAASVPAAEGIGQDFVKISKNVDVISPMIYPSHYSTGWFDVKDPDKNPYATIKGSMVDTHKKLDSLGSYKPIIRPWIQDFTASWLGSGHYVKYGKQQVEDQIRALKEENVEEFLLWNANNRYTSGVDYEK from the coding sequence ATGAATATCACCTGGGCTCTAATGATGATGGCCTTGGGAAGCGTAGGCGTGCACAACAACCAGCATGACGCCGATGTGGCAATCGTATTGAGGTCTGCCATGAATCCCCCCATCGTCGCACAACACAGCAGCAATCCTGACGCAGTAACACCTTCACAGAACGCTACAGGAGAGAATTTATCACCATCTCCAACAGCGACCGCGGTACACAAAGATCCACAGCCTGATGCACCCAAGGTAAAAGGGATCTATGTAACCGCATATAGCGCCGGTGGATCACGCATGGAGCAGCTACTTGCTCTATTGGATAAAACCGAACTCAATTCGATGGTTATTGACATTAAGGATGACACCGGTTATATCACTTACAAGACGGATAATGTGGAGCTTCAGCAACTAGGCCATCCACAGTCATTCATTGGCGATATTCATAAACTGATGGAGCGTCTGAAGAAACATGACGTTTATCCGATTGCCCGAATCGTTGTCTTTAAGGACTCCATACTTGCCAAGAAGAAACCTGGATTGTCATTTGTGAATGCTGATGGCTCCGTATGGACCAATAAAGGCGGCGACAGCTTCGTTAACCCTTATAATGAAGAAGTTTGGAAATACAACGTGGATATTGCCAAAGAAGCAGCAAAGCTGGGCTTTAAGGAAATTCAGTTCGATTATGTTCGCTTTCCGGAAGGCTTTGAGAAACGTGCAGATTCGCTTAAGTACACCAAAAGCAATAGACCTCGTGTAGAGATCATTGCTGATTTTGTGAAATATGCCCAAGCAGAACTGGAGCCGCTCGGTGTTCGTGTATCGGTTGATATTTTTGGCTATGCTGCTTCCGTTCCTGCCGCAGAAGGCATTGGTCAGGATTTTGTGAAAATATCCAAGAATGTGGATGTCATTAGCCCGATGATTTATCCAAGCCATTATTCAACCGGATGGTTTGATGTTAAAGATCCGGACAAAAATCCTTATGCTACCATTAAAGGCTCCATGGTTGATACGCATAAAAAGCTTGACTCGTTGGGCAGCTATAAGCCGATTATACGGCCTTGGATTCAAGACTTCACGGCTAGTTGGCTAGGAAGTGGACATTATGTTAAATACGGCAAGCAACAGGTCGAAGATCAGATTCGCGCTTTGAAGGAAGAGAACGTGGAGGAATTTTTACTCTGGAATGCCAATAACCGATATACCTCTGGAGTCGACTACGAAAAATGA
- the pfkA gene encoding 6-phosphofructokinase, producing the protein MTKVKKIAVLTSGGDSQGMNAAVRAVVRSAIFFGVEVYGIQRGYQGLLNRDIFPMDLRSVGDIIQRGGTILQSARCLEFLKPEGQQKGADILNEMGIDGLVVIGGDGSYKGANKLSKLGINTMALPGTIDNDISYTDYTIGFDTAVGVVVDAINKLRDTMSSHERSSIVEVMGRHCGDIALHAGLASGAETILVPEMPYDLNEVADRMRDNFARGKRHSIVIVAEGVGKGEDVALALKDRHASLDARVTVLGHIQRGGTPTPADRNLASRLGDFAVRSLIAGESDKACGIIKGELTLTDIDTVVNTKKDFDLELYELASRLSQ; encoded by the coding sequence ATGACTAAAGTTAAAAAAATCGCAGTATTAACCAGTGGGGGAGACTCGCAGGGCATGAACGCTGCCGTTCGTGCGGTTGTACGGAGCGCAATTTTCTTTGGGGTTGAGGTTTACGGAATTCAACGCGGGTATCAAGGCCTGCTGAACCGTGATATTTTCCCGATGGATCTGCGCAGTGTAGGTGATATTATCCAACGGGGCGGCACTATTTTGCAATCCGCACGCTGTCTGGAGTTCTTGAAGCCAGAAGGCCAACAAAAGGGCGCAGATATTCTGAATGAAATGGGTATCGACGGACTTGTAGTTATCGGTGGAGACGGTTCTTACAAAGGGGCCAACAAACTCAGCAAATTGGGCATTAACACGATGGCTTTGCCGGGCACTATTGATAATGATATTTCCTACACGGATTACACGATTGGATTTGATACTGCAGTAGGTGTTGTTGTTGATGCCATCAACAAGTTGCGTGATACAATGTCCTCACATGAACGCTCCTCCATTGTAGAAGTTATGGGACGTCACTGTGGTGATATTGCCCTGCATGCAGGCCTTGCCTCCGGCGCGGAAACTATTTTGGTTCCGGAAATGCCTTACGATCTGAATGAGGTTGCTGACCGGATGCGTGATAATTTTGCTAGAGGCAAACGTCATAGTATCGTAATCGTTGCAGAAGGCGTTGGCAAAGGCGAGGATGTAGCACTGGCACTGAAAGACCGCCATGCTTCACTGGACGCACGCGTTACCGTTCTTGGACATATTCAACGGGGAGGCACTCCAACTCCAGCAGACCGCAATTTGGCCAGCCGTCTTGGCGACTTTGCTGTACGTAGTCTGATCGCAGGCGAATCAGATAAAGCCTGTGGCATTATTAAAGGTGAATTGACGCTTACGGATATTGATACAGTTGTGAATACGAAAAAAGATTTCGATCTGGAGCTATACGAATTGGCTTCCCGTCTTTCTCAATAG
- a CDS encoding YitT family protein: MLRKFWNYLAIVFGSALIASGFNLFLIPHRLLSGGVSGLSMLVGYFTPLNISLLYLLFNIPLLVAGWFQLGRRFIILSILSVGATTWLMTLVPIQSITSDMLLASVFGGVLVGIGSGISFRVGGSSGGFDIVGSIITRYRDFPVGSVLVSLNALVILAAAYFDNNWNLALASMVSIYVSGKVVDLIHVSHIKVTVYIVTNRTDELLQQLFGLQRGVTKIKTEGAYSHVEKDMLMTVTTRYELVELQRIIKTTDPQAFVNIVETVGVMGSFRKR, translated from the coding sequence TTGTTAAGAAAATTTTGGAATTATCTGGCCATCGTTTTTGGTTCAGCGTTGATTGCCAGCGGCTTTAACCTATTTTTGATCCCTCACCGCTTACTAAGCGGAGGCGTGTCCGGACTATCCATGTTAGTGGGTTATTTCACACCGCTAAACATAAGCTTATTATATTTGCTGTTCAACATCCCATTACTTGTGGCAGGCTGGTTCCAATTGGGACGAAGATTTATTATTCTCAGTATCTTGTCCGTTGGGGCGACGACGTGGTTAATGACGTTGGTCCCTATTCAATCCATTACCTCAGATATGCTGCTTGCCTCCGTGTTCGGTGGAGTGCTTGTTGGCATTGGCAGCGGAATATCCTTTAGAGTCGGCGGCTCCTCAGGCGGGTTTGATATTGTTGGCTCCATCATTACTCGTTACCGAGACTTCCCAGTCGGGAGTGTCCTGGTTTCCTTGAATGCGCTGGTAATTCTGGCCGCTGCCTATTTTGACAACAATTGGAATTTAGCACTTGCATCGATGGTTTCCATCTACGTCAGCGGCAAAGTTGTCGATCTCATCCATGTCAGCCACATCAAGGTTACTGTATATATAGTAACAAACCGCACGGACGAACTGCTCCAACAACTCTTTGGCCTGCAACGCGGTGTCACAAAAATTAAAACAGAAGGCGCTTATTCCCATGTGGAAAAGGACATGCTAATGACAGTAACAACCCGCTATGAGCTCGTTGAACTACAACGAATTATCAAAACAACAGATCCGCAAGCTTTTGTAAATATAGTTGAAACCGTTGGTGTTATGGGTTCTTTCCGCAAAAGATGA
- a CDS encoding MFS transporter yields MLLDRTSGRYSDQNWLRSFMFTLYGTSVLVVSYFPLFYSHLGFSSSQVGYLYSLGPLISILSNLFWSMVSDRLGTIKKILVILLAGQLVTSLLLARATDFSSVMLILSFFYFFYYPVFPLADTMAIKIAQRHGRNFIAIRVFGSLGYAFFALTVGYILRALGSSWSMAVCIVIIITALILTFWLKDVKRTTEDIPNKEESLDTSVKGNGLKQILLQKEVLWFFGCVFVLALGHRMNEAFLTISLKQLGAGEEVIGWALLASALSEIPIFFLLSKYGDKFKELPLLAFASLMYALRFYLMSVAHHPDSIIAIQAMHSVSFGVYYVTAVRYITRIIPDHLRATGLAIFTVVWSSVAGLLSGTFGGLIFEEAGRSTFYMVAVFFSLVAFIGFLGKYLFDSNIDPVRYFKNKRKPFDKSSL; encoded by the coding sequence ATGCTTTTAGATCGGACCAGCGGCCGTTATAGTGATCAGAATTGGCTGCGTTCCTTTATGTTTACTCTTTATGGTACTAGTGTCCTTGTGGTATCTTACTTCCCGTTATTTTACAGCCATTTAGGCTTCAGTAGTTCACAGGTAGGGTATTTGTATTCCCTCGGACCTCTTATTTCTATCCTGTCCAATCTATTCTGGAGCATGGTAAGTGACCGACTGGGCACGATTAAGAAGATTTTGGTTATTCTGCTTGCTGGACAATTAGTCACCTCTCTTTTACTAGCCAGAGCCACCGACTTCTCATCTGTCATGCTCATTCTATCTTTTTTCTATTTCTTCTACTATCCTGTATTTCCACTTGCAGATACAATGGCTATCAAAATTGCCCAGCGGCACGGACGCAACTTCATTGCAATTCGTGTGTTTGGCTCTTTGGGTTATGCTTTTTTTGCGCTGACGGTGGGATATATATTGAGAGCTTTGGGTTCCTCTTGGAGCATGGCCGTTTGCATCGTCATCATTATAACAGCACTGATCCTGACGTTTTGGTTAAAGGATGTCAAGCGAACTACTGAAGATATCCCTAACAAGGAAGAATCCCTAGATACTTCAGTTAAGGGAAATGGCCTTAAGCAAATTCTGTTGCAAAAAGAGGTGCTGTGGTTCTTCGGTTGTGTCTTTGTCCTCGCGCTCGGCCATCGAATGAACGAGGCTTTTCTCACGATTAGCTTAAAGCAATTGGGCGCAGGTGAGGAGGTCATTGGCTGGGCACTGCTCGCTTCAGCGTTAAGTGAGATTCCTATATTCTTTCTGCTCAGTAAATACGGCGATAAATTCAAAGAGCTCCCGTTGCTTGCCTTTGCCAGTCTCATGTATGCACTTCGCTTTTATCTAATGTCTGTAGCACATCATCCGGACTCTATCATCGCCATTCAAGCAATGCATAGTGTTTCCTTCGGCGTGTATTATGTAACGGCAGTCCGTTATATCACGCGGATCATCCCTGACCACCTGCGTGCCACAGGGCTTGCTATCTTCACTGTTGTATGGTCAAGTGTAGCTGGACTGCTTAGTGGTACATTTGGCGGACTTATTTTTGAAGAAGCTGGACGTTCGACTTTTTATATGGTAGCTGTGTTCTTCTCTCTTGTAGCGTTTATTGGCTTCCTGGGTAAATATTTATTCGACTCTAACATCGATCCGGTGCGCTATTTCAAAAATAAAAGAAAACCCTTTGATAAGTCTTCATTATAA
- a CDS encoding YebC/PmpR family DNA-binding transcriptional regulator: MKFKLFKDRKGKADQAKNNKFVKLAREIYVQARKGGINPDANFGLKTAIASARAINMPVDNIERAIKKATGGNEDVDYEEIYYEGYGPGGVAIMVKCLTDNRNRTAADVRSIYSKRGGNMGESGCVSYMFDEKGVLTIDREAYDSLDEDTVMMQVLEAGADDLTVSEDSFEILTHPHELEAVKVELEGQGYHFASSEVRWIPQNTIAVEGENAEKLLKMMDAFEDNDDVQDVFNNFEISDEEMERIG; encoded by the coding sequence ATGAAGTTTAAATTATTTAAGGATCGTAAAGGCAAGGCCGATCAAGCCAAAAATAATAAATTCGTTAAGTTGGCCCGCGAAATTTATGTGCAGGCACGCAAAGGCGGGATCAATCCGGATGCGAATTTCGGACTAAAGACAGCAATCGCGAGCGCACGTGCGATTAATATGCCGGTCGATAATATCGAACGGGCGATTAAGAAGGCCACTGGCGGCAACGAGGACGTGGACTATGAAGAAATTTACTATGAAGGTTACGGTCCCGGTGGCGTAGCTATTATGGTGAAGTGCCTTACAGATAACCGCAATCGTACGGCCGCTGATGTGCGGTCCATATATAGTAAGCGGGGCGGAAACATGGGCGAATCAGGCTGTGTGTCCTATATGTTTGATGAGAAGGGCGTTCTGACCATTGACCGCGAAGCGTATGACAGCTTGGATGAAGATACTGTAATGATGCAAGTGCTGGAAGCCGGAGCGGATGATTTGACTGTATCAGAGGATAGCTTCGAGATTCTGACCCATCCACATGAGCTGGAGGCAGTTAAAGTAGAACTGGAAGGCCAGGGATACCATTTTGCAAGCTCAGAGGTACGCTGGATTCCACAGAATACGATTGCTGTTGAGGGCGAGAATGCAGAGAAGCTGCTGAAGATGATGGATGCTTTCGAGGATAATGATGATGTTCAGGATGTATTCAACAATTTTGAGATTAGTGATGAAGAAATGGAACGCATCGGATAA